In a genomic window of Hyphomonas sp.:
- a CDS encoding lytic murein transglycosylase, whose protein sequence is MARFALKRSHIIATAAMTALVAACATSSGQAAPPVAGPAPVPAPETGPINYASSGHAGMDTWRAAFSEKALAAGHDRETVESVLAGISPLELWLGSSFQPARTGIEDQAEFAKPIWDYLRVPMSDSRIRSGAARLQDSPGLFDALEAAYGVDREAIVAIWGMETSFGAVKGDFDAPNVLANMAVEGRRTSLAERELLALMTILGEGHAERHHLTAGWAGAMGHTQFMPSTYLAHAQDFDGDGKKDVWNSEADALASTAAYLASSGYAHNQPWGIEVLAKTGFDFGLADGHERRIETWMAAGLVPARGGSFDTHGANYAELWLPAGAEGPKYLLFNNFKAFKSYNNADSYAFAVGLSGDAMGGQRGPVASWPTHLTPLTVSQIRTLQAALNAQGFDAGTVDGIPGRKTKGALQAFQKSKGLVADGYPTEQALALVLEETSAGVAASTN, encoded by the coding sequence ATGGCACGTTTTGCGCTGAAGCGCTCCCACATCATTGCCACCGCCGCGATGACCGCGCTGGTCGCCGCCTGTGCAACGAGTTCCGGCCAGGCCGCTCCTCCGGTGGCGGGGCCTGCGCCCGTGCCGGCACCGGAAACCGGCCCGATCAACTATGCATCATCCGGCCATGCCGGCATGGATACGTGGCGGGCCGCCTTTTCGGAAAAGGCGCTGGCAGCGGGGCATGACCGGGAAACGGTGGAATCGGTCCTTGCCGGCATTTCACCGCTGGAATTGTGGCTCGGATCCTCGTTCCAGCCCGCAAGGACGGGAATTGAGGACCAGGCCGAATTCGCCAAGCCGATCTGGGACTATCTGCGTGTGCCGATGAGCGACAGCCGGATCCGGTCTGGCGCTGCGCGGCTGCAGGACTCCCCTGGCCTGTTCGATGCGCTGGAAGCCGCCTATGGCGTAGACCGCGAAGCCATTGTGGCCATCTGGGGCATGGAGACGAGTTTTGGCGCCGTGAAGGGCGATTTCGACGCCCCCAACGTGTTGGCGAACATGGCGGTTGAAGGCCGCCGCACGAGCCTCGCCGAGCGCGAATTGCTGGCCTTGATGACCATTCTCGGCGAAGGCCATGCCGAGCGCCATCACCTGACCGCCGGCTGGGCCGGAGCGATGGGCCACACGCAATTCATGCCGTCCACCTATCTGGCCCATGCTCAGGATTTCGACGGGGACGGCAAGAAGGATGTCTGGAACAGCGAAGCCGACGCGCTGGCCTCCACCGCCGCCTATCTGGCCAGTTCGGGCTATGCCCACAACCAGCCCTGGGGCATCGAAGTGCTGGCGAAGACCGGGTTCGACTTCGGACTGGCCGACGGCCATGAGCGCCGCATCGAGACCTGGATGGCCGCTGGCCTGGTGCCCGCGCGCGGCGGCAGTTTCGATACCCATGGCGCGAACTATGCCGAATTGTGGCTGCCGGCCGGGGCGGAAGGCCCGAAATACCTGCTGTTCAACAATTTCAAGGCGTTCAAATCCTACAACAATGCCGATTCCTACGCCTTTGCGGTCGGCCTGTCCGGCGACGCAATGGGCGGCCAGCGCGGCCCGGTCGCCTCATGGCCGACCCATCTGACCCCGCTGACGGTCAGCCAGATCCGGACCTTGCAGGCAGCCCTGAATGCACAGGGCTTCGATGCCGGCACGGTGGACGGCATTCCGGGACGCAAGACCAAGGGTGCGCTGCAGGCCTTCCAGAAATCGAAAGGGCTGGTGGCGGATGGGTATCCGACCGAGCAGGCCCTGGCGCTGGTGCTGGAAGAAACCAGTGCCGGTGTGGCGGCCAGCACCAACTAG
- a CDS encoding tetratricopeptide repeat protein, with protein sequence MIRAFLLACLLLAGAAHAEPSDEMFEKLRNAPSDSEANDMALDIWASWMESGSPTVDVIMERGVDAQTAGDFETARAFFDRAILIKPDYPEAWNRRASLFLRDENYPEALRDLNETLRLEPRHFGAWAGLGMMFESMGSPQHALEAYREALTIYPRMQQALAAEKRLSKLSEGQGL encoded by the coding sequence ATGATAAGAGCGTTCCTCCTGGCTTGCCTGCTCCTTGCGGGCGCGGCGCATGCCGAGCCCTCGGACGAGATGTTCGAGAAGCTGCGCAATGCGCCGAGCGACAGTGAGGCCAACGACATGGCGCTGGATATCTGGGCATCCTGGATGGAATCCGGCTCTCCGACGGTGGATGTCATCATGGAGCGCGGTGTCGATGCCCAGACCGCCGGAGACTTTGAAACGGCGCGGGCCTTCTTCGACCGGGCCATCCTGATCAAGCCGGACTATCCCGAAGCGTGGAACCGGCGCGCATCCCTGTTTCTGAGAGACGAGAATTATCCTGAAGCCTTGCGCGATCTGAACGAGACCCTGCGACTCGAACCCCGCCATTTCGGCGCCTGGGCAGGCCTCGGCATGATGTTCGAAAGCATGGGGTCGCCCCAGCACGCCCTGGAAGCGTATCGCGAGGCGCTGACCATCTATCCCCGCATGCAGCAGGCACTGGCCGCCGAAAAACGCCTGTCGAAGCTGTCGGAAGGCCAGGGCCTTTGA
- a CDS encoding alpha/beta hydrolase codes for MLTATALGLCALGTGACVTSAAYKTRVETAHPPIGQMVPVEESAVHVIRKGEAGPPVLMIHGASANAREFTWTLAPQLSDSHRVLMADRPGHGYSARPDNAQDLGVQAAQMAGVLDALAPGEKAVIVGHSFGGAVALRMALDRPDLVSGLVLLAPVTHDWGGGGHAWYNSFAAPPLVGPVFSQLVPLVGPGQLGNGINDVFDPAPVPAGYSEKSAIGLLFRPRNFRANARDVKALQDQLAEQSARYGRLNVPIIVFSGSGDTVISPRLHVGQLKQQVDVDLVILPHEGHMPHHGEGEAVADAIRRLASGGNSR; via the coding sequence ATGCTGACGGCAACCGCTCTCGGACTGTGCGCGCTCGGAACGGGCGCCTGCGTGACCAGCGCTGCCTACAAGACGCGGGTCGAGACGGCGCACCCGCCGATCGGGCAGATGGTGCCGGTGGAGGAGTCTGCGGTTCATGTGATCCGGAAAGGGGAGGCAGGCCCGCCGGTCCTGATGATCCATGGGGCCAGTGCCAATGCCCGCGAGTTCACCTGGACCCTCGCGCCCCAACTGTCAGACTCGCACCGCGTGCTGATGGCCGACCGGCCGGGACATGGCTATTCCGCGCGTCCCGACAATGCGCAGGATCTGGGGGTCCAGGCCGCGCAAATGGCCGGTGTGCTGGACGCGCTTGCGCCCGGGGAGAAGGCCGTGATCGTGGGCCATTCCTTCGGCGGGGCGGTCGCGCTGCGTATGGCGCTGGACCGTCCGGACCTTGTCAGCGGGCTCGTCCTGCTGGCACCCGTCACCCATGACTGGGGCGGCGGCGGTCATGCCTGGTACAATTCCTTTGCAGCGCCGCCCCTGGTCGGTCCGGTCTTCAGTCAGCTTGTGCCGCTCGTCGGGCCGGGTCAGTTGGGCAATGGCATCAATGACGTGTTCGACCCAGCACCTGTGCCCGCCGGCTATTCGGAGAAATCGGCAATTGGCCTGTTGTTCCGGCCGCGGAATTTCCGGGCGAATGCGCGCGATGTGAAGGCATTGCAGGACCAGCTTGCCGAACAGTCCGCGCGGTATGGACGTCTGAATGTACCGATCATCGTGTTTTCCGGCAGTGGCGATACGGTGATTTCGCCCCGGCTTCATGTCGGCCAGCTGAAACAGCAGGTCGATGTCGATCTCGTTATCCTGCCGCATGAAGGGCACATGCCACACCATGGCGAGGGCGAAGCTGTTGCCGACGCCATTCGCCGTCTGGCCAGCGGCGGAAACTCCCGCTAA
- a CDS encoding SDR family oxidoreductase, which produces MKTVVITGASTGIGAATALYLAKHGWCVYAGVRKQADAEGLSARSEGDIRPLILDVTRQDQVDAAVEIVARALEGRTLTGLVNNAGIANMGPLAIQPLDDFKAHFDVNVFGLLRASQAFAPLLGMDRDREGAPGRIVNITSVGGRISAPFLGAYTATKHAVEAMTDSLRRELVIFGIDAIAIGPGSVKTPIWDKAEEANSDGPYAGSAWSDALEQFEQVMLKGGRDGLPPEQIAKVVEIALEDATPRARYSPVPNKLTNWYIPTLLPKRMLDGVFWKRFGLKKPGK; this is translated from the coding sequence ATGAAGACTGTCGTAATCACCGGCGCATCAACCGGCATCGGCGCGGCGACCGCTCTCTATCTCGCCAAGCATGGCTGGTGCGTCTATGCGGGCGTGCGCAAACAGGCTGATGCAGAAGGCCTGTCGGCCCGTTCGGAGGGTGACATCCGACCGCTTATCCTGGATGTGACCCGGCAGGACCAGGTCGACGCAGCCGTCGAGATCGTGGCCCGGGCGCTCGAAGGCAGGACGCTGACGGGCCTCGTCAACAATGCGGGTATCGCGAATATGGGGCCGCTCGCGATCCAGCCGCTCGATGACTTCAAGGCGCATTTCGATGTCAACGTATTCGGCCTCCTGCGCGCCTCTCAGGCATTCGCGCCGCTATTGGGCATGGACCGGGACCGTGAGGGGGCCCCTGGCCGGATCGTGAACATCACCAGTGTGGGCGGGCGGATTTCCGCGCCGTTTCTCGGCGCCTACACCGCCACCAAGCATGCAGTGGAAGCGATGACGGATTCCCTGCGGCGCGAACTCGTCATCTTCGGGATTGACGCGATCGCCATCGGGCCGGGGTCCGTCAAAACGCCGATCTGGGACAAGGCAGAAGAGGCAAACTCGGATGGCCCCTATGCCGGCAGTGCCTGGTCGGACGCGCTGGAGCAGTTTGAACAGGTCATGCTGAAGGGCGGACGGGACGGCCTGCCGCCGGAGCAGATCGCCAAAGTGGTCGAGATCGCACTGGAGGATGCCACGCCGCGGGCACGGTATTCGCCGGTCCCGAACAAGCTGACCAATTGGTACATTCCCACCCTGTTGCCAAAGCGGATGCTGGACGGCGTGTTCTGGAAACGGTTCGGCCTGAAGAAGCCGGGTAAGTAA
- a CDS encoding DUF2312 domain-containing protein produces MDDDASITHLTEATREKLRQTVAKIERLEEEKKEVAEQIKEIYAEAKAFGFDTKALRQVIKLRKVDKAEREEQEMVLDTYLLALGEA; encoded by the coding sequence ATGGACGACGACGCCTCGATCACCCATCTCACCGAAGCGACCCGCGAAAAGCTCCGCCAGACCGTCGCCAAGATCGAGCGTCTGGAAGAGGAGAAGAAAGAGGTCGCCGAACAGATCAAGGAAATCTACGCCGAAGCCAAGGCGTTCGGGTTCGACACCAAGGCGCTGCGCCAGGTGATCAAGCTGCGCAAGGTCGATAAGGCCGAGCGCGAAGAGCAGGAAATGGTGCTCGACACCTACCTGCTGGCTCTGGGCGAAGCCTGA
- the ykgO gene encoding type B 50S ribosomal protein L36: protein MKVRSSLKSLKSRHRDCKIVRRKGRVYVINKTDPRFKAKQG from the coding sequence ATGAAAGTCCGCTCGTCTCTCAAATCGCTCAAGTCGCGCCACCGCGACTGCAAGATCGTGCGCCGTAAGGGCCGCGTCTACGTCATCAACAAAACTGATCCCCGCTTCAAAGCAAAGCAGGGCTGA
- a CDS encoding S8 family serine peptidase, with translation MLRNLISKPGRLMLGSAMAGLLALSACDQQDLRLERARDLADATVDQISGRTIVEPDAPNPMETADVMDRAIAGTLRNELNFETASATPLFAVGSIIAKPKDIPPAETMAIVEEDEVFLEDPEMIEEFAAEVEAESAPLAETAPVTEPAPAPSAPSSARSLSIVQPARVMPKVKLDPKAREKTLAEIDQASRQLEQARAKEPPPAARTRSLNPRSLETAPVQEKTAARKLARRSVISRDAIQAQRDANSVMLDTLSKYGMGGEVALSREGQMVIQIGEDGGSPTRFTPEQVLPNRAPRSVLQNFLAADAEIECPDNPDMVTVQSNPVLATECVVKDLRASGQFEYVEKDYIFENQFARKPRPDTPGTGPDVTPDVITDTTITPNDPLWSLQWHFQNNGTGDGESIGGSSFQDFWTRQGTEGSEDVVVAVVDTGLQLDHPDIKDSPNIAPGWDMVSDPRMGNDGDGRDGDPNDPGDLCDPSVPYAADTFHGTHVAGTIGAAATNNASGVAGGAWNVKIVPVRALGKCGGRLSDINDAIRWAGGLIPAEDADGNEIWNDNPADVINLSIGLFEYCPASLQDAIDSVTERGVLVVSAAGNARVATQYYAPGGCANVITVAAGDGRGHIAPYSNFGPEVDLLAPGGDLTRDDNGDGRPDGVLSTKAATNCYDPVTGEAVDDCYYAFEQGTSMAAPHVSAALALLKARDPDASPEELKATLLSAVAPRTAEQCSGSCALYPGTTPIEGSPDMCTRPCGQGLLDLAKVPDPSSGGGGD, from the coding sequence ATGCTGCGGAACCTGATTTCTAAGCCTGGCCGCCTGATGCTCGGCTCGGCCATGGCCGGCCTGCTCGCCCTGTCTGCCTGCGACCAGCAGGATTTGCGCCTTGAACGCGCGCGGGACCTGGCGGATGCGACGGTCGACCAGATCAGCGGCCGGACGATTGTCGAGCCGGATGCGCCGAATCCGATGGAAACGGCGGATGTCATGGACCGCGCCATTGCCGGCACGCTCCGCAATGAACTGAATTTCGAAACGGCCAGCGCAACACCCCTGTTCGCGGTCGGCTCGATCATTGCCAAGCCGAAGGACATTCCCCCCGCCGAGACCATGGCGATCGTCGAGGAAGACGAGGTGTTCCTGGAAGATCCGGAAATGATCGAGGAGTTTGCCGCCGAAGTGGAAGCCGAGAGCGCGCCGCTGGCCGAGACGGCCCCGGTTACCGAGCCCGCCCCTGCCCCATCGGCCCCGTCTTCGGCGCGCAGCCTGTCCATCGTGCAGCCCGCCCGGGTCATGCCGAAAGTGAAACTGGACCCGAAAGCCCGCGAGAAGACGCTGGCAGAGATCGACCAGGCCTCGCGGCAACTGGAACAGGCCCGCGCCAAGGAGCCACCTCCGGCAGCCCGGACCCGCTCACTCAATCCCCGGTCCCTGGAAACCGCACCGGTGCAGGAGAAAACCGCCGCCCGCAAGCTTGCGCGCCGGTCAGTGATCAGCCGCGACGCGATCCAGGCCCAGCGGGATGCCAATTCGGTCATGCTGGACACGCTGTCGAAATACGGCATGGGCGGGGAAGTCGCCCTGTCCCGTGAAGGCCAGATGGTCATACAGATCGGCGAGGATGGCGGCAGCCCGACCCGGTTCACCCCGGAACAGGTCCTGCCCAATCGCGCGCCGCGCAGCGTGCTGCAGAACTTTCTTGCCGCCGACGCGGAAATCGAGTGCCCGGACAATCCGGACATGGTGACCGTCCAGTCCAACCCGGTCCTGGCCACCGAATGCGTGGTGAAGGATTTGAGGGCCTCCGGACAGTTCGAATATGTCGAGAAGGACTACATTTTCGAGAACCAGTTCGCCCGCAAGCCGCGCCCCGATACGCCCGGCACCGGCCCGGACGTCACTCCGGACGTGATCACCGACACGACGATCACGCCGAATGATCCCCTTTGGTCGCTGCAATGGCACTTCCAGAACAATGGCACAGGAGACGGCGAATCCATCGGCGGATCGAGCTTCCAGGATTTCTGGACCCGTCAGGGCACAGAAGGGTCGGAAGATGTCGTGGTTGCCGTAGTGGACACCGGCCTTCAGCTGGACCATCCAGACATCAAGGATTCCCCGAACATCGCGCCGGGCTGGGACATGGTTTCCGATCCGCGCATGGGCAATGATGGCGACGGCCGTGACGGAGACCCGAATGACCCCGGCGATCTGTGCGACCCCTCCGTGCCCTATGCGGCGGACACGTTCCACGGCACGCATGTGGCCGGCACCATCGGTGCGGCTGCCACCAACAATGCCTCCGGCGTGGCCGGCGGTGCGTGGAATGTGAAGATCGTTCCCGTTCGGGCCCTCGGCAAGTGCGGCGGCCGCCTGTCGGACATCAATGACGCCATTCGCTGGGCCGGCGGCCTGATCCCCGCCGAAGACGCCGATGGCAACGAAATCTGGAATGATAATCCGGCCGACGTGATCAATCTGTCGATCGGCCTGTTCGAATACTGCCCGGCCTCCCTGCAGGACGCGATCGACTCCGTCACCGAGCGTGGTGTCCTGGTCGTCTCCGCCGCCGGCAATGCCCGCGTCGCGACCCAGTATTATGCCCCGGGTGGCTGCGCCAATGTGATCACTGTGGCTGCAGGTGACGGCCGCGGTCACATTGCCCCCTATTCCAATTTCGGTCCTGAAGTGGACCTGCTGGCCCCGGGCGGTGACCTGACCCGTGACGACAATGGCGACGGCAGGCCGGACGGCGTGCTGTCCACAAAAGCCGCCACCAATTGCTACGACCCGGTCACGGGAGAAGCCGTGGACGACTGCTACTATGCCTTCGAACAGGGCACTTCGATGGCGGCGCCGCATGTCTCTGCTGCCCTTGCGCTTCTGAAGGCGCGCGATCCGGACGCCTCGCCGGAGGAGCTCAAGGCCACACTGTTGTCTGCCGTTGCACCCCGGACGGCGGAACAATGCTCCGGGTCCTGCGCCCTCTATCCCGGAACCACGCCCATTGAAGGCAGCCCGGACATGTGCACCCGGCCCTGCGGCCAGGGCCTTCTGGACCTGGCAAAGGTTCCGGATCCCTCCAGCGGAGGCGGCGGAGACTGA
- a CDS encoding peptidoglycan DD-metalloendopeptidase family protein — MKPTRLLLLASTALLLAACDFVRFPGDGGPTPETPDAGPAVPPGAPGPPPPSVPVDDPYGTGDDTGSDDEPLDDAGDAGTVPDTGLDGDPEPDTPTDDTPDTDTGMEDPSGSDMPDTGNETPPQTGDEDTGTPDDDAPGSDAGNEDPDTGVTDPDGSDPDPAPDTPADDSDDTASLPDPVDPTFSFYEAGALLPGTGQGAPEQIAYAPDIVFPIADAPAYLQSQVFSFGGGVAGGDQCDTRNYAYPWRDNFCEVRTSNRNSPYCPLSKVHQGQDIRVGTAADCNTLRRTSASDRTLHKVVAVEDGIISHVGTYSVNLRAGGRIYKYMHMNMAKLQVKAGDPVEAGQHIGYVSNDFGGTPTTFHLHFEITQNVGDAGWVHVPPYLSLAEAYERREGGPGEVVEAAEVGVATTPFIIPEGMEIIE; from the coding sequence ATGAAACCAACACGATTGCTGCTGCTGGCAAGCACTGCCCTGTTGCTTGCCGCGTGTGACTTTGTGAGATTTCCGGGCGATGGCGGCCCGACGCCGGAAACGCCGGATGCCGGGCCCGCTGTACCGCCGGGCGCCCCCGGCCCGCCGCCGCCCTCCGTTCCGGTCGACGACCCGTATGGCACGGGCGACGATACGGGATCGGATGATGAGCCGCTGGATGATGCCGGTGACGCCGGGACCGTACCGGACACCGGTCTCGACGGGGATCCTGAACCCGATACGCCCACGGATGATACGCCGGACACGGACACTGGCATGGAAGACCCGTCCGGCTCCGATATGCCGGATACCGGGAACGAGACGCCACCGCAAACCGGCGATGAGGATACCGGCACGCCGGATGACGATGCACCCGGCAGCGATGCCGGCAATGAGGACCCGGACACAGGCGTCACCGATCCGGACGGCAGCGATCCGGACCCGGCCCCAGACACACCGGCAGACGACTCGGATGATACGGCCAGCCTGCCGGATCCCGTTGATCCAACTTTCAGCTTTTACGAAGCCGGCGCCCTCCTGCCCGGCACCGGCCAGGGCGCGCCGGAACAGATCGCCTATGCACCGGACATCGTATTCCCGATTGCCGATGCGCCGGCCTATCTGCAGTCACAAGTGTTCAGCTTCGGCGGCGGCGTGGCTGGTGGTGACCAATGTGACACCCGCAACTATGCCTATCCGTGGCGGGACAATTTCTGCGAGGTCCGCACGTCCAATCGCAATTCCCCCTATTGTCCCCTGTCAAAGGTGCATCAGGGTCAGGATATCCGCGTCGGCACGGCGGCTGACTGCAACACGCTGCGGCGCACATCGGCGAGCGACCGCACCTTGCACAAGGTCGTCGCCGTCGAGGACGGCATCATCTCGCATGTCGGCACCTATAGCGTGAATTTGCGCGCCGGTGGCCGCATCTACAAATACATGCACATGAATATGGCCAAGCTTCAGGTGAAGGCCGGGGACCCGGTCGAGGCCGGCCAGCATATCGGTTATGTCTCGAACGATTTCGGTGGCACGCCCACAACCTTCCACCTGCATTTCGAGATCACCCAGAATGTCGGGGATGCGGGCTGGGTGCATGTACCGCCCTACCTGTCACTGGCCGAAGCCTATGAACGGCGCGAAGGCGGACCGGGCGAAGTCGTCGAGGCAGCCGAAGTTGGAGTGGCCACCACACCCTTCATCATCCCGGAAGGGATGGAAATCATCGAATGA
- a CDS encoding MFS transporter translates to MSRPDRRGAFFLLFFSLMAIGAGNTMLIAAVLPPLTREIGLPDWMAGAVFALSALCWSLFSPFWGGRSNRWGRRPVAALGLAGYGVSMLLLFVTGLLSLTGVLTGTFVVFACLAMSRSIFGLIGSGTNPAAQAYVADRTSQTERQAEIAFITSGFSVGTVIGPAFAAALVATLGLLSPLLLTAVIAFTMSAMIWFRLPEQRDPVTDATQLDEIPGARGLWRSGPVLPFLIFAVCLSLTTGVLTQVFVFSVMDKLGVSGKEAAQFTGPAFTVGALAVLLAQLVLIPRLKLRNKTLMWGGCLPLLAGAVLMVFANDYANLILAQFCIGLGQGLARPGFSSGASLAVSPQLQGNVAGLVISANGMGFIITPFFGLFVYEYVNPQLPFIFCAALLSFMILYARFGLKDGVGEPDEDEFLPD, encoded by the coding sequence ATGTCCAGACCGGACCGGCGCGGTGCGTTCTTCCTGCTTTTCTTCTCCCTGATGGCCATTGGTGCGGGCAATACGATGCTGATTGCCGCCGTCCTGCCGCCCCTGACCCGTGAAATCGGCCTGCCGGACTGGATGGCCGGGGCGGTGTTCGCCCTGTCGGCCCTGTGCTGGTCGCTGTTCTCCCCGTTCTGGGGCGGACGGTCTAACCGCTGGGGCAGGCGTCCCGTCGCCGCGCTGGGCCTGGCGGGGTATGGGGTCTCGATGCTGCTCCTGTTCGTGACGGGCCTGCTCAGCCTGACCGGCGTGCTGACGGGCACATTTGTCGTGTTTGCCTGCCTGGCCATGTCGCGGTCCATATTCGGCCTGATCGGATCCGGCACCAATCCGGCGGCGCAGGCCTATGTCGCCGACCGGACGAGCCAGACAGAACGGCAGGCCGAGATCGCCTTCATCACATCCGGCTTTAGTGTCGGCACCGTGATCGGGCCGGCCTTTGCCGCGGCGCTGGTCGCCACGCTCGGCCTGCTCAGCCCGCTTCTGCTGACGGCCGTGATCGCCTTCACCATGTCAGCCATGATCTGGTTCCGCCTGCCGGAGCAGCGCGATCCGGTGACGGATGCCACCCAGCTCGACGAGATACCCGGCGCCCGCGGCCTGTGGCGGTCCGGCCCGGTGCTGCCATTCCTGATCTTCGCGGTCTGCCTGTCCCTGACGACCGGCGTGCTGACCCAGGTCTTCGTCTTTTCGGTCATGGACAAGCTGGGCGTGTCCGGAAAGGAGGCGGCCCAGTTTACCGGGCCGGCCTTTACCGTCGGCGCGCTGGCCGTGCTCCTGGCGCAACTGGTGCTGATCCCGCGACTGAAGCTGCGGAACAAGACGCTGATGTGGGGTGGCTGCCTGCCCTTGCTGGCCGGGGCCGTGCTGATGGTGTTTGCCAATGATTATGCCAATCTGATCCTGGCCCAGTTCTGCATCGGACTGGGGCAGGGGCTGGCCCGGCCGGGATTTTCCAGTGGCGCCTCGCTGGCCGTCTCGCCCCAATTGCAGGGCAATGTGGCCGGCCTGGTGATTTCAGCCAATGGCATGGGCTTCATCATCACGCCCTTCTTCGGCCTGTTCGTCTACGAATATGTGAACCCGCAACTGCCCTTCATCTTCTGCGCAGCGCTGCTAAGCTTCATGATCCTCTATGCCCGGTTCGGACTGAAGGATGGCGTGGGCGAGCCCGATGAGGATGAATTCCTGCCGGACTAG
- a CDS encoding HAD family phosphatase yields MAARIALFDLGRVVLDWEPARLYAKIIDAPQEREKFLTEICNMTWHTRHDAGASFAENADDLIRQHPQYEAEIRAWGERWLEMFDGYVDGTPELMARLDARRVPLYALSNMPSEPWDEMLTIFDELNRFRHVVVSGRIGMVKPSPEIFHHALDRMGGPDPDEVLFIDDSLRNVEAAGALGFRTHHFTGAAGLEQALTQEGLL; encoded by the coding sequence ATGGCTGCCAGGATTGCCTTGTTCGACCTCGGGCGCGTGGTTCTCGACTGGGAACCCGCCCGGCTCTACGCGAAGATCATTGATGCCCCGCAGGAACGCGAAAAGTTCCTGACGGAGATCTGCAACATGACGTGGCACACACGGCATGATGCCGGCGCCAGCTTTGCCGAAAATGCCGACGACCTGATCCGGCAGCACCCGCAATATGAAGCTGAAATCCGCGCCTGGGGCGAGCGTTGGCTCGAAATGTTCGATGGCTATGTCGACGGCACACCGGAGCTGATGGCCCGACTCGATGCGCGCCGCGTCCCGCTTTACGCCCTGTCCAACATGCCGTCGGAACCCTGGGACGAAATGCTCACCATTTTCGACGAATTGAACAGGTTCCGGCACGTGGTCGTGTCCGGCCGTATCGGCATGGTAAAGCCGAGCCCGGAAATCTTCCATCATGCGCTGGACCGGATGGGCGGGCCCGACCCGGATGAGGTCCTGTTCATTGACGACAGCCTGCGCAATGTGGAGGCGGCAGGCGCGCTGGGTTTCCGGACCCATCATTTCACCGGCGCCGCCGGGCTGGAACAGGCGCTGACGCAGGAAGGCCTGCTGTGA
- a CDS encoding SDR family oxidoreductase → MANLDGKVAIITGGASGIGLAGVETFVAAGAKVVAGDIQDEKGAALQTRFGDDKVLFVHCDVTDMAQLEGIMSQTVDHFGRLDILWNNAGHGGTPDSVEELDLDAYDQTMSLLLKQVFAGTKFAVPHMKERGGSIINTSSISAICAGYAPITYSVAKKGVAHFSKLAAAELSKYGIRVNAVLPGFIATSIFGASLGLPREQADQMAAMLVEAGGSMQPAGRVGKGEDIAEMAAFLASDAAGFITGGEFLVDGGMTVGPRHSWDETAGGPLLDALGITPEQAEQMRTQMNSQ, encoded by the coding sequence ATGGCCAATCTGGACGGCAAGGTTGCCATCATAACGGGGGGTGCCAGCGGCATCGGTCTGGCAGGGGTCGAGACATTTGTCGCGGCCGGGGCGAAAGTGGTCGCCGGCGACATTCAGGATGAAAAGGGCGCGGCCCTGCAAACCCGGTTCGGGGACGACAAGGTCCTGTTTGTCCATTGCGACGTGACCGACATGGCTCAGCTGGAAGGCATCATGAGCCAGACGGTCGACCATTTCGGCCGGCTCGACATTCTCTGGAACAATGCCGGACATGGCGGGACGCCCGACAGCGTGGAAGAGCTTGATCTGGACGCTTATGACCAGACCATGTCGCTGTTGCTGAAACAGGTGTTTGCCGGGACCAAATTTGCCGTGCCCCACATGAAGGAACGCGGCGGGTCGATCATCAACACATCCTCGATCAGCGCAATTTGCGCAGGCTATGCGCCGATCACTTATTCCGTGGCCAAGAAAGGCGTTGCCCATTTCTCGAAACTCGCCGCCGCGGAACTGTCCAAATACGGCATTCGCGTCAATGCGGTCCTGCCGGGTTTCATCGCAACGTCGATCTTCGGGGCTTCGCTGGGCTTGCCGCGCGAACAGGCCGACCAGATGGCGGCCATGCTGGTCGAAGCCGGTGGCAGCATGCAGCCGGCCGGCCGGGTCGGGAAAGGCGAGGACATTGCCGAGATGGCGGCGTTCCTGGCCTCGGATGCGGCCGGGTTCATCACCGGGGGCGAATTCCTGGTCGATGGCGGGATGACTGTCGGGCCGCGCCATTCCTGGGACGAAACCGCAGGCGGGCCTCTGCTGGACGCGCTGGGCATCACGCCGGAACAGGCTGAACAGATGCGCACACAAATGAACAGCCAGTGA